In the genome of Streptomyces violaceoruber, the window CGTGTGGTGGGTGCGCCGCCGGCGCGTGCGCGACGCCAGGGCGGTCGGTGCGGAACCGGACGACGTGCCCGCCATGGAGCGGCAGATCCTCAAGGGCGGGCCCGCGCCCCGGGACCCGGAGCGGCGGCGGGCGATGGCGGCGTTCGTCGACTCGCGCCAGGAGCGGCTGCGGCGCAACCGCTGGTGGGCGTTCCCGATGCTGGCCGTCATCTTCTTCGGCACCTCGGCCCTGTGGTACCTCTCCGGCTCGGTCGGTGCCGGAAGCCTGATGCTCGGCCTCGGGGTCGTGTTCCTGGGCTGGCTGGCCTGGTACAACCTGCGCATCGACCGGCGTCTGTCGCACATGCGCGGCCGGTTGCGGGGCTGAGCGGCCGGCGGCCGGGCGTCAGGTCACCAGCCCGTGGCGGTAGGCGAAGACGACCGCCTGGACGCGGTCGCGCAGGTCGAGTTTGGTGAGGATGCGGGAGACGAAGGTCTTGACGGTCTCGGGGCTGATCACGAGGGCCGCGGCGATCTCGCTGTTGGACAGCCCGTCCGCGATCAGGCGCAGGACCTCCGTCTCCCGGGGGGTCAGCGGAATGTCCCGCGCGGTGCCCTCGGCGGGGCGGATCCGGGCCGCGTACCGGCCCACGAGGCGGCGCGTCACATCGGGGTCGAGCAGCGCCGCGCCCATGGCCACGGTGCGGATGCCGTGCAGCAGCCGGTCCGGGGGCGCGTCCTTGAGCAGGAAGCCGCTGGCGCCCGCGCGCAACGCCTCGTAGACGTACTCGTCCAGGTTGAACGTCGTCACCACGAGCACCTTGACGGGGTGCGCCACTCCGGCACCGGCGAGCAGGCGGGTGGCCTCCAGGCCGTCGAGCACCGGCATGCGGATGTCCATCACCACGACGTCCGGCCGCAGTTCGCGGGCCAGGTCGACCCCGGTCTGCCCGTCCCCGCACTCGCCGACCACCTCGAGGTCGGGCTGGGCGTCGACGATCGTCGCGAGCCCGGTGCGGATGAGTGCCTGGTCGTCGCAGATCACGACCCGGATCGGCGCGCTCATGCCGTGCTTCCCCCGCTCCCGCCGGGTATCCGGGCCCGGACCACGAAGCCGCCGTCCGCCGGGCGGTCGGTGCTGAACTCGCCGCCCAGTACGTCGACCCGCTCCCGCAGGCCCGCCAGCCCCCGCCCGCTGCCGCCGGGGGACGCGGCCCCCGAGCCGGAGCCGTCCGTGCCGACCTCCACCGTGATCTCCCGTTCCCCGTGCCGCACCAGGACCGAGGTCCTGCCGCCGTGGTCGTACTTGAGGGCGTTGGTCAGGGCCTCCTGGACGACACGGTAGGCCACGAGGTCGGAGCTGCCGGTGGCCGCCGCCGGGGTGCCCTCCTCGGTGAACTCCACCGGCTGCCCGGCCCGGCGGGTCTGCTCGACCAGCGTGAGCACCCGGCCGACGGGTGGTGTCCTGGGCTCGGCGGTGCCGTGGTCGGGGTTGAGGAGGTCGAGCAGGTGCCGCAGGTCGGTGATGGCCCGCCGGCCGGTGTCGCTGACCGCGGCCAGACTCTCGTCGAGGCGCTCGGGCGCGGCGGTCAGGTACCGGGCCGCCTCGGACTGCACGACCATCGCCGTCACGTGGTGGGTCACGACGTCGTGCAACTCGCGGGCGATGCGGGTCCGTTCGGCGTTGCGGGCGTCCTCGGCGACCCGGCTGCGGCGTTCGGCCTCCGCGGCCCGCGCGGAGCGCATCCACGCGCCGATGCCCCAGGCCAGGGCGAGGACCAGATAGAACGTCACGTACTCGACCAGCGTCTCGTCGCCGCCGCGCGCGTTCAGCCCGACGGCCATGGCCACGTACCCGAGGGTGGCGGTGACCTGCGTGGCACGCCGGTACTTCTCCTGGTGGGAGCCCGCGTTGATCAGCACGATCGGGAGCGCGGCGCCCGCGAACAGGTGGTAGGCGCGCAGTTGGTCGAGGGCGAAGCCGAGCGAGACCAGGGTGAGGCAGAGGAGCGTCCACCGCCGGCGCACGGCCAGGGGGATGGACTGGAGGACGGCCGCCACCCCGGCCAGCGCGTCGGCGGGGCGGGTCGGCAGGCCGCCGATCTCCGTGCCCTGACCGCGGAGCGACGGCAGCAGCGACGCGACGAGCAGCAGCACCCCGAGCGGGAGGTCCCGGACCGTGACGTCGAGTCGACGCCACAGCTCCAGGACCCGTCGTCGATCGATCACCGGGGAAGTGTAGCGGCGGAGTTGGCGCCCGCGGCACGGCGCCGCGAGCCGAAGGCCACGATGTTCCCGCGCCGGTGCGCCAGCCACAGGAACACCAGGGTCAGCAGGACCCCGAAGCCCACCGAGTACACGCTGCCCTCCGGGCCGAAGTCGCCGCCGGTGAGCAGCTTCGGACCCGACATGGTGGCGTCCAGCAGGCCCTCGCTGTCGCCGTTGCCGGAGACGACGGTGCTGAAGACGCCGCCCGCGGCGAAGTTCCAGCCGAAGTGCACGCCGATCGTCAGCCACAGGTTGCGGGTGGCCGCGTACGCGGCGGCGAGCATGAAGCCGGCCTCGATGGCGATGGCGAGGGCGCCCCACAGGGTGGCGTCCTCGTTGAGCAGGTGCATGAGGCCGAACACGAGGCCGGTCAGGCCCAGCGCGAGGTAGGTGCCGATGTGCTCCTCGATGATCCGGAACAGGACCCCGCGGAACACG includes:
- a CDS encoding response regulator, whose translation is MSAPIRVVICDDQALIRTGLATIVDAQPDLEVVGECGDGQTGVDLARELRPDVVVMDIRMPVLDGLEATRLLAGAGVAHPVKVLVVTTFNLDEYVYEALRAGASGFLLKDAPPDRLLHGIRTVAMGAALLDPDVTRRLVGRYAARIRPAEGTARDIPLTPRETEVLRLIADGLSNSEIAAALVISPETVKTFVSRILTKLDLRDRVQAVVFAYRHGLVT
- a CDS encoding sensor histidine kinase; the encoded protein is MIDRRRVLELWRRLDVTVRDLPLGVLLLVASLLPSLRGQGTEIGGLPTRPADALAGVAAVLQSIPLAVRRRWTLLCLTLVSLGFALDQLRAYHLFAGAALPIVLINAGSHQEKYRRATQVTATLGYVAMAVGLNARGGDETLVEYVTFYLVLALAWGIGAWMRSARAAEAERRSRVAEDARNAERTRIARELHDVVTHHVTAMVVQSEAARYLTAAPERLDESLAAVSDTGRRAITDLRHLLDLLNPDHGTAEPRTPPVGRVLTLVEQTRRAGQPVEFTEEGTPAAATGSSDLVAYRVVQEALTNALKYDHGGRTSVLVRHGEREITVEVGTDGSGSGAASPGGSGRGLAGLRERVDVLGGEFSTDRPADGGFVVRARIPGGSGGSTA
- a CDS encoding CPBP family intramembrane glutamic endopeptidase: MRFVWQFLAVLVAYAIGGIAVQAVKDNDWLTLVVGLTSVALVVFVYAWVVRRTERREALDVALDGAAAKAGWGTLIGFGLFGAVITNLFASGYYEVDGLGSVQGAIGLVGFMAAAAATEEVVFRGVLFRIIEEHIGTYLALGLTGLVFGLMHLLNEDATLWGALAIAIEAGFMLAAAYAATRNLWLTIGVHFGWNFAAGGVFSTVVSGNGDSEGLLDATMSGPKLLTGGDFGPEGSVYSVGFGVLLTLVFLWLAHRRGNIVAFGSRRRAAGANSAATLPR